The proteins below come from a single Mercenaria mercenaria strain notata chromosome 3, MADL_Memer_1, whole genome shotgun sequence genomic window:
- the LOC123524642 gene encoding prostaglandin E2 receptor EP4 subtype-like has protein sequence MTGSEGVNTSLFIDVLEGENLANFSTNASSGNFTYISIMRDNSVNALCDGLSQNTSMCNKKGLGISLSTPILMNSAGILGNFVALMVLYTARREMKKTMFYVLLCGLAGTDLLGQLMTGPIAIIVYANNLQWVGGDPLCKYHGFFMVCFGMITPLLVCCLSIERVTALRFPYYYERSVTKKKVVGLILSCWAFVLIFCCMPFIGFGSYAHQFPGSWCFLNFHRESTSDEAYAYTYAFINVIIISVIIIGNSLVMVTLVQMKKKKLKKRNLTSSPSTERRNGSQRKSKLKVEEETQMIWFLFAITIVFTTCWFPLNIHILINQVTGRINYPADLIGVRLASINVILDPWLYILLRKSVIVKAFRFIKNLFFKDKSLSPKRSTRYITNYSQNQIPKGSIHEREDREGHELGAIDQTCNQVKEFDKRSACSDTSSSSSSAESDSDMERRYLKQVRKRSRLSDSGLTYQKKNSYESCNGFNRENDIPVVNNRKTSLPARISRD, from the exons AGACGTCCTGGAGGGTGAAAATTTAGCCAATTTCTCTACAAACGCGTCATCCGGGAACTTTACATACATATCCATAATGCGAGACAACTCTGTCAACGCGTTATGTGACGGATTGTCCCAGAACACGTCCATGTGCAATAAGAAAGGACTTGGAATTAGTCTGTCCACGCCGATTCTTATGAATTCAGCTGGAATTCTTGGAAATTTTGTGGCACTTATGGTTCTATATACCGCTCGCagagaaatgaaaaaaacaatgttttatgttttactgtGCGGGCTAGCTGGAACAGACCTTCTTGGTCAATTAATGACAGGTCCCATTGCAATTATCGTATACGCAAATAATCTGCAGTGGGTAGGCGGTGATCCCCTATGTAAATACCACGGCTTCTTCATGGTTTGCTTTGGGATGATTACTCCATTACTAGTCTGTTGTTTGTCTATAGAACGTGTCACTGCACTCCGTTTTCCGTATTATTACGAGAGATCAGTGACTAAAAAGAAAGTGGTCGGCTTGATTTTGTCATGTTGGGCATTTGTGTTGATATTCTGCTGCATGCCATTCATTGGATTCGGAAGTTACGCTCACCAGTTTCCAGGGTCGTGGTGTTTTCTTAACTTCCACAGGGAGAGTACCAGCGATGAAGCGTACGCATATACCTATGCTTTTATCAACGTCATCATCATTTCTGTTATAATCATCGGCAATTCATTGGTCATGGTAACtttggtacaaatgaaaaagaaaaagttgaaaaagagaAATTTGACCAGTTCGCCGTCAACTGAGAGACGCAACGGTAGTCAAAGAAAATCAAAACTGAAAGTGGAAGAAGAAACCCAAATGATCTGGTTCCTGTTTGCAATAACCATAGTATTTACAACCTGCTGGTTCCCGCTAAAT ataCACATACTCATCAATCAGGTTACGGGTCGTATCAATTACCCAGCAGACCTTATAGGCGTCCGCCTGGCGAGTATTAATGTAATTCTTGATCCATGGCTATACATTCTTCTGAGAAAGTCTGTCATCGTAAAAGCTTTCAGATTtattaaaaacttatttttcaaaGACAAAAGTTTGTCTCCGAAGAGGAGCACCAGATACATTACAAACTATAGTCAAAACCAGATTCCAAAGGGCTCTATACATGAGCGAGAGGACAGGGAAGGTCATGAACTTGGAGCAATTGATCAAACGTGTAATCAGGTGAAAGAATTTGATAAGCGTAGTGCATGCTCAGATACGAGTAGCTCGTCAAGTAGTGCGGAGTCAGATTCTGATATGGAGAGACGTTATTTGAAACAAGTAAGAAAACGATCAAGACTATCAGATTCCGGATTAACTTATCAGAAAAAGAACTCGTACGAGAGTTGTAATGGATTTAACCGTGAGAATGATATTCCAGTTGTAAACAATAGAAAGACGAGCCTTCCGGCAAGAATTTCCAGAGACTAA